A portion of the Flavobacterium limnophilum genome contains these proteins:
- a CDS encoding endonuclease domain-containing protein, with protein MENDREITAYIDGNPIYRNFAENLPCNIKLKSRARALRKAGVLSEVIFWLQVHKGVFWKIDFDRQRIIGNYIVDFYVKTLGLIIEIDGSSHNDKEEYDQKREDYFISLGLRIYRISDLRVKHDLNNVMMELEKYIVEEFG; from the coding sequence ATGGAAAACGACCGAGAAATAACAGCATATATCGATGGAAATCCCATTTATAGAAATTTTGCCGAAAACCTGCCTTGCAACATAAAACTAAAATCGCGAGCACGAGCCTTACGCAAAGCAGGTGTATTGTCGGAAGTTATTTTTTGGTTGCAGGTTCATAAAGGAGTATTTTGGAAAATCGATTTTGACAGACAAAGAATTATTGGAAATTATATTGTAGATTTTTATGTAAAAACTTTGGGACTGATAATTGAAATCGATGGTTCGAGCCATAATGACAAAGAAGAATACGACCAAAAAAGAGAAGATTATTTTATTTCTTTAGGTTTGAGAATATATAGAATATCGGATTTGAGAGTAAAACACGATTTGAACAACGTGATGATGGAATTGGAGAAATATATTGTTGAGGAATTTGGATGA
- a CDS encoding TIGR00730 family Rossman fold protein, which produces MRLQDFDNDEEKVIQDKFKRKTWNEIRTNDSWAIFKIMSEFVNGYENMARIGPCVSIFGSARIKPEDKYYLLAEKIAYKISKAGYGVITGGGPGIMEASNKGAHLGGGTSVGLNIELPFEQHFNPYIDHDKNLNFDYFFVRKVMFVKYSQGFVVMPGGFGTLDEMFEALTLIQTKKIGKFPIILVGTAFWSGLIEWIKTVLVEQEKTINAVDLELFKIVDTEDEVVDVLDKFYKKYDLSPNF; this is translated from the coding sequence ATGAGATTACAAGATTTTGACAATGATGAAGAAAAAGTAATACAGGATAAATTCAAGAGAAAAACCTGGAACGAGATTAGGACCAATGACAGTTGGGCGATTTTCAAGATTATGTCCGAATTTGTCAACGGATATGAAAATATGGCAAGAATCGGCCCTTGTGTTTCCATTTTTGGTTCGGCTCGAATAAAACCGGAGGATAAATATTATTTATTGGCCGAAAAAATTGCCTATAAAATAAGCAAAGCAGGTTACGGCGTCATCACTGGTGGCGGTCCCGGAATTATGGAGGCGAGTAATAAAGGTGCACATCTTGGCGGAGGAACTTCGGTGGGACTGAATATCGAATTGCCTTTTGAGCAGCATTTTAATCCCTATATTGACCACGACAAGAACCTGAATTTCGATTATTTCTTTGTCAGAAAAGTGATGTTCGTGAAATATTCGCAAGGATTTGTGGTAATGCCGGGAGGTTTTGGCACTTTGGACGAAATGTTTGAAGCCTTGACCTTGATCCAGACGAAAAAAATTGGAAAATTCCCGATAATATTGGTTGGAACGGCTTTTTGGTCGGGATTGATCGAATGGATAAAAACGGTTTTGGTAGAGCAAGAAAAGACAATAAATGCCGTGGATTTGGAGTTGTTCAAAATTGTGGATACCGAAGATGAAGTGGTTGACGTACTGGACAAATTCTACAAAAAATACGATTTATCACCCAATTTTTAA
- a CDS encoding aminopeptidase → MKLFHKNIIFILVLFTSLKHFGQHNSHIVVEVSTERKTLTIQQEIVFFNQSEDTLTSIVLNDWINAYSSKTSPLAKRFSDEFYRGFHLAKDEERGSTNNLTISNFDKTVLSWERTKKNPDLVTVKLGNKLAPNQKITLHLAYIVKVPSDKFTSYGYTDNGGMNLKNWFITPARYENHAFVRNSNCNLDDIANAFSDFEIRLIIPKNLEPTTDLSSSQTQQTEAFSFYKLTGTNRTDFSLFLEPKPSFRSYKNSSIEVLTNIKGNKADEINKAIAIDRIVNFTNDLIGKYPFEKITVSQTDYNRNPFYGLNQLPSFIVPFPDDFLFEIKFLKTYLNNYLKNSLKLDPRKDNWIYDGIQVYVMMRYIEENYPNCKMMGRVSDYKLFKGFNLLNLDFNEQYSYFYLLMARKNLDQPLGASKNTLIKFNEQIASKYRAGLSLIYLDEYIGTPFMSKSVQQFNAENKEKQTTRTDFETALKSNTKKEIDWFFNTIVDSREIIDYKFSNVSKTKDSVAFSIRNRTNVSVPIPIYGIKNDTIVFKKWIETTKKDSIYIFERKEAQKIVINYKNEVPEFNLRNNWKKIEGLFPNNRPVKFAFVKDLEDPYYNQIIYAPILTYNVYDGLSPGMRFHNRAILNRPFVYDINPTYSIKSKTMTGSAIFMVNKDYRDSNLFNVRYSVSGNYFHYAPDATYLKINPMVLMQLRADDFRDNRKRMIYVRQVVVDRQKSAIVIDNSLEDYSVFNVKYINSRTEVTNHVSFTGDVQFSGEFGKISTEIQFRKLFENNRQINLRMFAGSFLYNTTNSDFFSFALDRPTDYLFDYAYLGRSSSTGLVSQEFIMAEGGFKSKLDTPYANQWITTINGGYTIWNWIEAYGDVGFVKYTQQKPHFVYDSGIRFNLLTDYFELYFPLYSNNGWEIAQPHYGEKIRFVVTLNPNKLVPLFTRKWF, encoded by the coding sequence TTGAAATTATTCCATAAAAATATCATATTCATCCTTGTTTTATTTACTTCGTTAAAACACTTTGGGCAGCATAATTCCCATATCGTTGTCGAGGTAAGTACGGAACGAAAAACATTGACCATCCAGCAGGAAATAGTATTTTTTAATCAGTCTGAAGACACCTTGACCTCGATTGTCTTGAATGATTGGATCAATGCGTATTCATCAAAAACATCTCCTTTGGCCAAACGTTTTTCGGATGAATTTTATCGGGGTTTTCATCTAGCCAAGGATGAAGAACGTGGAAGCACCAATAATTTAACCATTTCTAATTTTGACAAAACGGTACTTTCTTGGGAAAGAACCAAGAAAAACCCGGATTTGGTAACCGTCAAATTAGGAAATAAATTGGCACCAAACCAGAAAATCACTTTGCATTTGGCTTATATCGTGAAAGTTCCCAGCGATAAATTTACCAGCTATGGCTATACCGACAATGGCGGAATGAACCTAAAAAACTGGTTTATTACCCCAGCCCGTTACGAAAATCACGCTTTTGTCAGAAACAGCAATTGCAATCTGGATGATATTGCCAATGCTTTTTCCGATTTTGAAATCAGGCTCATCATTCCAAAAAATTTGGAACCAACCACCGATTTATCCAGCAGCCAAACACAGCAAACCGAAGCGTTTTCGTTTTATAAACTAACTGGAACGAACCGAACTGATTTCAGCCTTTTTTTGGAACCAAAACCCAGCTTTCGCAGCTACAAGAACAGCTCCATTGAAGTCCTTACCAATATCAAGGGCAACAAGGCCGACGAAATTAATAAAGCAATTGCCATCGATCGAATAGTGAATTTTACAAACGATTTAATTGGAAAATATCCTTTCGAAAAAATCACTGTTTCGCAAACTGATTACAATCGGAATCCTTTTTATGGATTGAACCAATTGCCTTCTTTTATCGTTCCGTTCCCAGACGATTTCCTTTTTGAGATAAAATTCTTGAAAACCTATTTGAATAATTACCTGAAAAACAGCCTGAAACTGGATCCCAGAAAAGACAACTGGATTTATGACGGCATTCAAGTCTATGTAATGATGCGCTACATCGAAGAGAATTATCCCAACTGCAAAATGATGGGACGAGTTTCTGACTATAAATTATTCAAGGGGTTTAATTTATTGAACCTCGATTTCAATGAGCAATACAGTTATTTTTATTTGCTGATGGCTCGAAAAAACCTCGATCAACCTCTTGGAGCTTCAAAAAACACCTTGATAAAATTCAACGAGCAAATCGCCAGCAAATACAGGGCGGGATTGAGTTTAATCTATTTGGACGAATACATCGGCACTCCATTTATGTCCAAAAGTGTACAGCAATTCAATGCCGAAAACAAGGAAAAACAAACCACCAGAACTGATTTTGAAACGGCATTAAAATCGAATACAAAAAAAGAGATCGACTGGTTTTTTAATACCATTGTCGATTCGCGCGAAATCATTGATTACAAGTTTTCGAATGTTTCCAAAACCAAGGACAGCGTTGCTTTTTCCATTAGAAACAGAACCAATGTTTCCGTGCCCATTCCAATTTATGGAATAAAAAATGACACCATCGTTTTCAAGAAATGGATAGAAACCACAAAAAAGGACAGTATCTATATATTCGAAAGAAAAGAAGCCCAAAAAATAGTCATCAACTACAAAAACGAGGTTCCCGAATTCAATTTAAGAAACAACTGGAAGAAAATAGAAGGATTGTTTCCCAACAATCGTCCCGTAAAATTTGCTTTTGTCAAAGATTTGGAAGACCCTTATTACAACCAAATCATCTATGCTCCAATATTGACTTACAATGTTTATGACGGGCTTTCTCCCGGAATGCGATTCCATAACAGGGCCATTCTAAACCGCCCTTTTGTTTATGACATCAACCCGACTTATTCCATAAAGTCAAAAACGATGACCGGTTCTGCCATCTTTATGGTCAATAAAGATTATCGGGACAGCAATTTGTTTAACGTTAGATATTCTGTTAGCGGCAATTATTTCCATTATGCACCTGACGCGACCTATCTTAAAATAAATCCCATGGTTTTAATGCAGCTTCGTGCGGATGACTTTAGAGACAATAGAAAACGAATGATTTATGTGCGACAAGTAGTTGTAGATCGGCAAAAAAGTGCCATTGTTATTGACAACTCGCTTGAAGATTATTCTGTTTTCAATGTTAAATACATCAATTCCAGAACCGAAGTGACCAATCATGTCAGTTTCACGGGCGATGTGCAATTTTCGGGAGAATTTGGCAAAATATCAACCGAAATACAATTCAGGAAACTCTTTGAAAACAATCGACAAATCAATTTGCGAATGTTTGCCGGCAGCTTTTTGTACAACACCACCAATTCCGATTTTTTCAGTTTTGCCTTGGACAGACCTACTGATTATCTTTTCGATTATGCCTATTTAGGGCGATCCTCCAGTACCGGTCTTGTTAGCCAAGAATTTATCATGGCCGAAGGAGGTTTTAAATCCAAACTCGACACGCCTTATGCCAATCAATGGATTACTACCATAAATGGAGGTTATACCATTTGGAACTGGATTGAAGCTTATGGCGATGTGGGTTTTGTAAAATATACCCAGCAAAAGCCTCACTTTGTTTACGATAGCGGAATTAGGTTTAATTTGCTAACAGACTATTTCGAATTGTATTTCCCCCTATATTCCAATAACGGATGGGAAATAGCGCAACCCCATTATGGTGAAAAAATAAGATTCGTGGTCACGCTTAACCCCAACAAGTTAGTGCCTCTTTTTACCAGAAAATGGTTTTAA